GCCTCCCAGTTTCCCTTGTGATTTGGCATATTCATGAAAAGCATTCTTTTTCAGGCAGGCAATATGAAGAGGCTGCAGGATATTTCCGGAAATCAGGTCATCATAATAAGTATTGCGCTTTCTCAGCTGGCTGTCCAGTTCATGCGAAAAGGCCATTATATTATCAGGCTCTTTTTCAAATTCAATGAACCATTCATGGTACGGCAGTCCTTCTGCCGGATTTACCTGCGGTGCTAGATGGAATTCTGTAATCTGTGCCGGGAATTTTTCCACGGTTGCTTTCATGGCTTCTTCCACTTCAAAGGCAATCACATGTTCCCCGAATGCCGAAGTGAAATGCTTGGTCCTTCCGCTTACCAGAATCCTATAGGGATTTTTATTGATGAACCTGACTACATCACCGATGGAATAGGCCCAAAGCCCGGAATTTGTGGTTAATATTAAAGCATAATCTTTATTAAGTTCAATTTCTTTTAACGTTAATCTGGCGGCATCCGGTTTTCCGTATTCTTCCAGCGGAATGAATTCATAGAAAATCCCATGATCGGTTAAAAGCAGTAACCCGTCTTTTGTATAATCATCCTGAAATGCAAAGAAGCCTTCCGAAGCCGGAAATGTCTGTACAATATCTACTGCTCCTCCCAGCAGATCTTCCATTTTGTCACGGTAAGGCTCATAATTTACGCCGCCCGTTACAATCAGCTGGAGATTCGGGAAAATCTGCCTGATTTTTTTACCGTGTTTTTCATTGAGTTTCTCAAAATACATGATCAGCCAGGGCGGAATACCTGAAATTAAGGTCATGTTTTCTTTTTCTGTTTCCTCAACGATCTTGTCTACTTTGGCTTCCCAGTCTTCCATCATATTGGTTTCCCAGCTCGGAAGCCTGTTCTTCTGTAAATATTTAGGGATATGATGGGCCACGAT
The sequence above is a segment of the Chryseobacterium sp. JJR-5R genome. Coding sequences within it:
- a CDS encoding GH3 auxin-responsive promoter family protein, with the translated sequence MVNFLKKAVALAWAKSHVRNAEKFKKNAEQSQEKLLLSMVETAKKTLFGREHNFEDIRSVPDFQEKVRVSDYEDLKPYIERVKRGQANILWTEVPEYFAKTSGTTSGSKYIPISKEGMPFQVKGAQSALFHYIARKNNADFVSGKMIFLQGSPELEEVFGIQTGRLSGIVAHHIPKYLQKNRLPSWETNMMEDWEAKVDKIVEETEKENMTLISGIPPWLIMYFEKLNEKHGKKIRQIFPNLQLIVTGGVNYEPYRDKMEDLLGGAVDIVQTFPASEGFFAFQDDYTKDGLLLLTDHGIFYEFIPLEEYGKPDAARLTLKEIELNKDYALILTTNSGLWAYSIGDVVRFINKNPYRILVSGRTKHFTSAFGEHVIAFEVEEAMKATVEKFPAQITEFHLAPQVNPAEGLPYHEWFIEFEKEPDNIMAFSHELDSQLRKRNTYYDDLISGNILQPLHIACLKKNAFHEYAKSQGKLGGQNKTPRLANDRKIAGLLEIYKL